The proteins below are encoded in one region of Drosophila santomea strain STO CAGO 1482 chromosome 3R, Prin_Dsan_1.1, whole genome shotgun sequence:
- the LOC120452625 gene encoding phosphatidylserine decarboxylase proenzyme, mitochondrial — MVSYFVPRGRFLLKAGNLRQVVQQQHQPTQLQLQPIKGPQPQAQNASLPVARHLRQFSSNPASKEAPLHHRRPQHKQHQNPSQELAQIRRNLLSRWTGFLLRWAPMGICVFGAIEWQLQKNRCEREGKPRTASELQSRIYCSLPLRIISRCWGWLAACYLPPSLRPYVYGWYSNTFNVNLSEAMYPEYEHYNSLAEFFTRPLKEGARVIDQQAPLVSPADGKVLHFGSASDSLIEQVKGVNYSIEDFLGPLETVEQANSGASYAQALKKKSDGSTELYQCVIYLAPGDYHRFHSPTAWKPTIRRHFSGELLSVSPKVAGWLPGLFCLNERVLYMGQWKHGFFSYTAVGATNVGSVEIYIDADLKTNQWTGFNVGKHPPSTYEYDELVLNKEITEAPKEFGKGDLVGQFNMGSTIVLLFEAPKNFKFDIIAGQKIRVGESLGHIAGSK; from the coding sequence ATGGTTTCCTACTTCGTACCTCGTGGCCGCTTCCTGCTCAAGGCCGGCAATCTCAGACAggtggtgcagcagcagcatcagcctACTCAGCTTCAGCTACAGCCCATCAAAGGACCACAGCCGCAGGCACAGAATGCCAGTCTGCCGGTGGCCCGTCATTTGCGCCAGTTCTCCTCGAATCCCGCCTCCAAGGAGGCACCACTACACCACCGGCGCCCGCAGCATAAACAGCATCAGAATCCTAGTCAGGAGTTAGCACAGATCCGGCGCAATTTACTCTCGCGCTGGACGGGCTTCCTGTTGCGTTGGGCTCCAATGGGCATTTGTGTGTTCGGCGCCATCGAGTGGCAGTTGCAGAAGAATCGCTGCGAACGGGAGGGAAAACCACGGACAGCGTCCGAGCTCCAGTCGCGAATATACTGCTCCCTGCCGCTGCGCATAATTAGCCGATGCTGGGGCTGGCTGGCCGCTTGCTACTTGCCTCCGAGTCTGCGTCCCTATGTCTACGGATGGTATTCCAACACATTCAACGTCAATCTGAGCGAGGCCATGTATCCGGAGTATGAGCACTACAATAGTTTGGCTGAATTCTTCACAAGACCACTTAAGGAGGGCGCTCGTGTCATCGATCAGCAGGCACCACTAGTCTCTCCCGCCGATGGTAAGGTTCTACATTTTGGCAGCGCCTCGGACTCGCTGATAGAGCAGGTCAAGGGTGTGAACTACAGCATCGAGGACTTCCTTGGCCCACTGGAGACTGTGGAGCAGGCCAACTCCGGTGCTTCCTATGCTCAGGCCCTCAAAAAGAAGAGCGATGGTTCTACGGAGCTGTACCAGTGCGTGATATATCTGGCTCCCGGAGATTACCACAGATTCCACTCGCCCACCGCTTGGAAGCCCACCATTCGTCGTCACTTCTCCGGTGAACTGCTGTCCGTGAGCCCCAAAgttgctggctggctgccaGGTCTGTTTTGCCTCAACGAACGTGTGCTGTACATGGGACAGTGGAAGCACGGATTCTTCTCCTACACCGCCGTGGGTGCCACTAACGTGGGTTCCGTCGAAATCTACATAGATGCCGATCTAAAGACGAACCAATGGACTGGATTCAATGTCGGCAAACATCCGCCCAGCACCTACGAGTACGATGAACTGGTCCTGAACAAGGAAATAACAGAAGCGCCCAAGGAGTTCGGCAAGGGGGATCTGGTTGGCCAGTTCAACATGGGCAGCACCATTGTCCTGCTCTTCGAGGCGCCAAAGAACTTCAAATTCGATATTATCGCCGGCCAGAAGATACGCGTTGGCGAGTCCCTTGGCCACATCGCCGGCTCCAAATGA